The following are encoded in a window of Sphingobium sp. AP49 genomic DNA:
- the radC gene encoding DNA repair protein RadC yields MTEKDEKASHQGSGHRARLRQRLSDTGGDGLLDHELIEYLLALAIPRRDTKALAKLLLHEFGGIGGLMAADWQAIARVPGMGETSVAAIKVVQATALRMLRNAVAERPVLGSWQALLDYLRADMAHLGVERVRVLHLNARNMLIRDENMGDGSIDQAAIYTREVIKRAMELGSASLILVHNHPSGDPSPSKQDIEITRQIIDAGKRLGIGVHDHIIIGASGHSSLRAQGLL; encoded by the coding sequence TTGACCGAAAAGGACGAAAAGGCCAGTCACCAAGGTAGCGGACATCGGGCGCGCCTGCGTCAACGGCTGTCGGATACGGGCGGCGATGGGCTGTTAGACCATGAGCTGATCGAATATCTGCTCGCCCTCGCCATTCCACGCCGTGACACCAAAGCCCTCGCAAAATTGTTGTTGCACGAATTTGGCGGCATCGGCGGCCTGATGGCGGCAGATTGGCAGGCAATCGCCCGGGTGCCGGGTATGGGCGAAACCAGCGTCGCCGCCATCAAGGTGGTCCAGGCGACGGCCCTGCGCATGCTGCGCAACGCCGTCGCCGAACGTCCGGTGCTGGGCAGTTGGCAGGCACTGCTCGACTATCTGCGCGCCGACATGGCCCATCTTGGTGTAGAACGAGTCCGCGTCCTTCACCTCAATGCACGGAACATGCTGATCCGCGATGAAAATATGGGTGACGGCTCGATCGATCAGGCCGCCATCTATACGCGCGAAGTCATCAAGCGCGCCATGGAGCTAGGATCCGCCAGCCTGATCCTGGTCCACAATCACCCCTCTGGCGACCCGTCTCCGAGCAAACAGGATATCGAGATCACGCGCCAGATCATCGATGCGGGCAAACGGCTCGGCATCGGCGTTCATGATCATATCATCATCGGCGCCAGCGGTCATAGCAGCCTGCGGGCGCAGGGACTGCTCTAA
- a CDS encoding YdbH domain-containing protein — protein sequence MQEEDGDKAIRRGWWRWLGVGTGSLALVLVGLWTQRAPIAENFVSRELNRRGVQANYDLTQVGLRTQRIENIVLGDPANPDLTARWVEIDIAFSGVTPQVAAVRAGGVRLHGAYRDGVLSLGELDKFRDPDSTAPFSLPDILMGLRDARMRLDTDAGVVGMRIDGNGNLRSGFHGKLALAMPRARLAGCGMANALAWLDVGIMNERPHLRGPIKGDALACSDAGTAIARPVAQLDLWLGKALDRWSGSVELAGEAVRSNGLVLAAPAGRIDFDGTAKDMAGHARLNAQAVSGAGALARASELAGTWRMRGGEAVFDGQISARDAHASGRDPLAGLRQSANGTPIEPLVRRLADAARQAGKDNVLRARFALVQRNGVGGLVISDAAFAARSGARVAIARNGRVTLAWPGTKGAAIDWALDGSVTTEGGGLPKAALRLARRSGGGFGGQLFVDPYSAQDARLALEPVRFVAEPKGDTRFTTSVRLDGPLPGGGVRGLNVPIDGRFAANGAISVNPRCFPVSLVGARYGGFALGETRQTICPLAGGPLLAAGPGGVRGGAEIRNIALSGRSGDSPMRLSADTARLVLGQAGFTLTNADFAIGPQQAPVHLTAASLTGAAQGAGLVGRITGAGGRIGAVPLIVERGEGDWRFVDGALGLKAAIDVRDAEPVARFAPLNVPDFTLTMKDSRITATGTLRAPGKNMAVASADIAHDLDSGKGRADLLVAGLDFGPALQPEELTPLTKGVIANVRGKISGEGHIRWTGSDVSSDGVFRTDGVDLAAAFGPVEGITGEIRFTDLLGMVSAPGQQVRIAMVNPGVEARNGTVRYRLEANQKVHIEGGGFPFSGGEMALLPTTMDFGANVDRYLTFRVIGLDAGAFIQAMDLKNVSATGTFDGIMPLIFNAQGGRVAGGVLVARQQGMPPLIMPEGVLPTIPCDPTRQSGVLSYVGPVSNEQVGVMGKVAFDALKDLQYKCLTILMDGALDGEMVTNVVFNGVNRGQLGSVPRGLAGNFVGLPFIFNVRISAPFRGLMRNAQYFTDPTQAVRDKVAEETQEKMRAQSAADLQSGLAVQPVASETVGNTEPK from the coding sequence ATGCAAGAGGAAGACGGCGACAAGGCAATTCGCCGCGGCTGGTGGCGCTGGCTGGGCGTTGGCACCGGCTCGCTGGCGCTCGTCCTGGTGGGATTGTGGACGCAGCGTGCGCCGATCGCCGAGAATTTCGTGAGTCGCGAACTCAATCGTCGTGGGGTTCAGGCCAATTATGATCTGACCCAGGTGGGCCTGCGTACCCAGCGGATCGAAAATATCGTGCTGGGCGATCCTGCCAATCCTGATTTGACCGCGCGGTGGGTGGAGATCGATATCGCCTTTTCCGGTGTGACGCCGCAGGTGGCGGCTGTGCGCGCGGGCGGGGTGCGGCTGCATGGCGCCTATCGCGATGGCGTGCTGTCGCTGGGTGAGTTGGACAAGTTTCGCGATCCCGATTCTACCGCCCCCTTTAGCTTGCCCGATATTCTGATGGGCCTGCGCGATGCGCGCATGCGGCTGGATACCGATGCGGGCGTCGTGGGCATGCGGATCGACGGCAATGGCAATTTGCGATCGGGTTTTCATGGCAAGCTGGCGCTGGCGATGCCCCGTGCTCGGCTGGCCGGATGCGGCATGGCCAATGCTCTGGCCTGGCTGGACGTCGGCATAATGAATGAGCGCCCGCATTTGCGGGGGCCGATCAAGGGCGATGCTCTGGCCTGCAGCGACGCCGGAACGGCGATTGCGCGTCCGGTGGCGCAACTTGACCTGTGGCTTGGCAAGGCGCTGGACCGCTGGAGTGGTTCAGTGGAACTGGCGGGGGAGGCGGTTCGGTCCAATGGATTGGTGCTGGCTGCACCGGCGGGCCGGATCGATTTCGATGGTACGGCCAAGGATATGGCCGGGCATGCGCGGCTCAATGCGCAGGCCGTGTCCGGCGCTGGCGCGCTGGCGCGGGCGTCGGAACTGGCCGGCACATGGCGGATGCGAGGCGGCGAAGCCGTGTTCGACGGACAGATTTCCGCGCGTGACGCGCATGCCTCGGGGCGCGATCCGCTCGCGGGCCTGCGGCAATCGGCGAACGGCACGCCGATCGAACCGCTGGTGCGGCGCCTGGCGGATGCGGCCCGGCAGGCGGGTAAGGACAATGTGCTGCGTGCCCGTTTCGCGCTGGTGCAAAGAAATGGTGTCGGCGGCCTTGTGATCAGTGATGCGGCATTCGCGGCGCGCAGTGGCGCTCGGGTCGCGATTGCCCGCAATGGGCGCGTGACCCTGGCCTGGCCCGGGACAAAGGGCGCCGCGATCGACTGGGCGCTCGACGGCAGCGTCACGACCGAGGGAGGTGGCTTGCCCAAGGCGGCATTGCGGCTGGCGCGGCGATCCGGCGGTGGGTTTGGCGGGCAGCTCTTCGTCGATCCCTATAGCGCGCAGGATGCACGCCTGGCGTTGGAACCGGTTCGATTTGTCGCGGAGCCGAAGGGCGATACACGCTTCACCACATCGGTGCGGCTGGACGGGCCGCTGCCGGGCGGCGGGGTCCGTGGCTTGAATGTGCCGATCGACGGGCGGTTTGCCGCAAACGGCGCGATCTCCGTCAACCCGCGCTGCTTCCCGGTATCACTGGTGGGCGCGCGCTACGGCGGTTTTGCCTTGGGCGAGACCCGTCAAACCATCTGTCCATTGGCCGGCGGGCCATTGCTGGCGGCCGGGCCGGGCGGTGTGCGGGGCGGGGCGGAAATCCGCAACATTGCGTTGTCCGGCCGCAGTGGCGACAGCCCGATGCGCTTGTCAGCCGACACCGCGCGGCTGGTGCTGGGCCAAGCTGGATTCACGCTGACGAACGCTGATTTCGCGATCGGCCCGCAGCAGGCGCCCGTGCATCTGACCGCCGCCAGCCTGACGGGCGCCGCGCAGGGCGCTGGGCTGGTCGGGCGGATCACGGGTGCGGGCGGACGAATCGGCGCGGTGCCGCTGATCGTCGAGCGCGGCGAGGGTGACTGGCGATTTGTCGATGGTGCGCTTGGGCTGAAGGCCGCGATAGATGTGCGTGATGCCGAACCGGTCGCGCGATTCGCGCCGCTCAATGTGCCCGATTTCACACTGACGATGAAGGATAGCCGGATCACGGCGACCGGAACGCTGCGTGCGCCGGGCAAGAATATGGCCGTGGCCAGCGCCGACATCGCGCATGATCTGGACAGCGGGAAGGGCAGGGCCGACTTGCTGGTGGCGGGACTCGACTTCGGTCCTGCGCTGCAGCCCGAAGAATTGACGCCCCTGACCAAGGGGGTGATTGCCAATGTCCGGGGCAAAATAAGCGGTGAGGGGCATATCCGCTGGACCGGCTCCGACGTTTCCAGCGATGGCGTTTTCCGGACCGACGGGGTCGATCTTGCCGCAGCCTTCGGTCCGGTCGAAGGGATCACGGGGGAGATTCGCTTCACCGACCTGCTGGGAATGGTCAGTGCGCCCGGTCAGCAAGTGCGTATCGCCATGGTCAATCCTGGTGTCGAGGCGCGCAACGGCACCGTGCGCTATCGGCTGGAAGCGAATCAGAAAGTGCATATCGAAGGGGGAGGCTTTCCCTTTTCGGGTGGCGAGATGGCGCTGTTGCCGACCACCATGGATTTTGGTGCCAATGTCGATCGCTACCTGACATTCCGGGTCATCGGGCTCGATGCGGGGGCCTTCATCCAGGCGATGGACCTCAAAAATGTATCGGCGACCGGGACATTCGACGGCATCATGCCGCTGATCTTCAACGCCCAGGGCGGGCGCGTGGCGGGCGGCGTTCTGGTCGCGCGGCAGCAGGGCATGCCGCCGCTGATCATGCCTGAAGGTGTGCTGCCGACCATCCCCTGCGATCCCACGCGCCAGTCGGGCGTGCTGTCCTATGTCGGTCCGGTATCGAACGAACAAGTCGGAGTTATGGGCAAGGTGGCCTTCGATGCGCTGAAGGACCTCCAATATAAATGCCTCACCATATTGATGGATGGCGCGCTGGACGGCGAGATGGTGACCAATGTTGTGTTCAACGGGGTCAATCGCGGGCAACTGGGCAGCGTGCCTCGCGGGCTTGCCGGGAATTTCGTCGGCCTGCCCTTCATCTTCAACGTCCGCATATCCGCGCCTTTCCGCGGCCTGATGCGCAATGCCCAATATTTTACCGATCCGACTCAGGCCGTGCGCGACAAGGTGGCGGAAGAGACGCAGGAGAAAATGCGGGCGCAAAGCGCGGCCGACCTGCAATCGGGCCTTGCGGTTCAGCCTGTGGCAAGCGAGACTGTGGGAAATACGGAGCCGAAATGA
- a CDS encoding YnbE family lipoprotein — translation MKIAAIMMAGLAAAALGGCIQVKAPDKPIEINLNVKIQQEVVVKLEKDAQDLINNNPELFPQ, via the coding sequence ATGAAGATAGCAGCGATCATGATGGCGGGCCTGGCCGCCGCGGCCCTGGGGGGATGTATTCAGGTCAAAGCCCCGGACAAGCCGATCGAGATCAACCTGAATGTGAAGATCCAGCAGGAGGTCGTCGTCAAACTGGAGAAGGACGCCCAGGATCTGATCAACAATAACCCGGAGTTGTTCCCGCAATGA
- a CDS encoding YdbL family protein → MTRKLMFAAALLGGLAMAGAAQAQSAAAAAIAAGTVGEQADGYLGIAGTVSADVRADVESINIKRRAAYTDLAGKRGVTVQDVAAATGCQTLSSRVRQGQAYRIGGGGWQTKGAGPIALPAYCATAGQ, encoded by the coding sequence ATGACACGCAAGTTGATGTTCGCTGCCGCACTGCTGGGCGGCCTTGCCATGGCCGGTGCCGCACAGGCACAGAGCGCCGCTGCGGCGGCGATCGCAGCCGGCACGGTGGGTGAGCAGGCCGATGGCTATCTGGGCATCGCCGGGACGGTAAGCGCCGATGTCCGGGCCGATGTCGAATCGATCAACATCAAGCGCCGCGCCGCCTATACCGACCTTGCCGGCAAGCGTGGGGTGACGGTGCAGGATGTGGCTGCTGCGACGGGCTGTCAGACGCTGAGCAGCCGTGTCCGTCAGGGCCAGGCCTATCGGATCGGGGGCGGTGGATGGCAGACCAAGGGCGCCGGGCCGATCGCGCTACCCGCTTATTGTGCGACAGCGGGGCAATAG
- a CDS encoding AtpZ/AtpI family protein produces the protein MAADEPGQDPAGEDARIASLEARIAQAEHAERVRQGTKTQQADDGSRLGNRVLAELIGGLVGGALIGWVLDRLLGTSPWLLLVFLGLGIVAAFRNIIRLTTTKRSDQ, from the coding sequence ATGGCTGCGGATGAACCCGGGCAAGACCCGGCAGGGGAAGATGCGCGGATCGCTTCGTTGGAAGCGCGGATCGCGCAAGCCGAACATGCCGAACGGGTCAGACAGGGGACGAAGACGCAACAGGCCGACGATGGTTCGCGCCTGGGCAACAGAGTTCTCGCAGAGCTGATCGGTGGTCTTGTCGGTGGTGCGTTGATCGGCTGGGTTCTCGACCGGCTGCTCGGCACATCCCCATGGCTCCTGCTTGTCTTCCTCGGTCTCGGGATCGTGGCAGCGTTCAGGAACATCATCAGATTGACGACGACGAAGCGTTCCGATCAATAG
- a CDS encoding F0F1 ATP synthase subunit A has translation MAESGKIDPMHQFAIEPLFGTDHLSIGGFNIAFTNSALYMVAAAVVLWIFVIGGMKRELVPGRWQMAVEYFTGFIKNLLISNVGEGGKKYIPYVFSLFMFILLANLLGLLPLGLVGVHPFTFTSHFTATGVLAIMSFSIVLIVGFWKHGLHFFSLFVPHGTPLPMIPVIFPIELISFMVRPFSLGLRLFVAMTAGHVLLKVLAGFVINSSNAGPGFGLTVGFASFVLMIGISALEVLVAVIQAYVFALLTSVYINDAENLH, from the coding sequence GTGGCAGAATCCGGCAAAATCGATCCGATGCATCAGTTTGCGATCGAACCGTTGTTCGGTACCGATCACCTGTCCATCGGCGGCTTCAATATCGCCTTCACCAATAGCGCGCTTTATATGGTCGCGGCTGCGGTGGTGCTGTGGATCTTCGTGATCGGCGGCATGAAGCGTGAACTGGTGCCCGGCCGCTGGCAGATGGCGGTCGAATATTTCACCGGCTTCATCAAGAATCTGCTGATCTCGAACGTCGGGGAAGGCGGCAAGAAGTATATTCCCTACGTCTTCTCGCTCTTCATGTTCATCCTGCTGGCGAATCTTCTGGGTCTGCTGCCGCTGGGTCTGGTCGGCGTCCATCCCTTCACCTTCACCAGCCACTTCACCGCCACCGGCGTGCTGGCGATCATGAGCTTCTCGATCGTGCTGATCGTCGGCTTCTGGAAGCATGGGCTGCATTTCTTCTCCCTGTTCGTGCCGCACGGCACGCCCCTGCCGATGATCCCGGTCATTTTCCCGATCGAGCTGATCTCGTTCATGGTGCGTCCGTTCAGCCTGGGCCTGCGACTGTTCGTGGCGATGACCGCCGGGCACGTCCTTCTCAAGGTTCTGGCCGGCTTCGTCATCAACAGCTCGAACGCTGGCCCCGGTTTCGGTCTGACCGTCGGCTTCGCCAGCTTCGTGCTGATGATCGGCATCAGCGCGCTCGAAGTGCTGGTCGCCGTGATCCAGGCCTATGTGTTCGCGCTGCTGACCTCGGTCTACATCAACGACGCCGAGAACCTGCACTGA
- a CDS encoding F0F1 ATP synthase subunit C, protein MDAEAAKLLGAGLAAIGAGIAALGVGNVFSSFLEGALRNPGAADGQQGRLFIGFAAAELLGLLAFVIAMILVFVA, encoded by the coding sequence ATGGACGCAGAAGCCGCAAAGCTGCTCGGTGCTGGCCTGGCCGCGATCGGTGCGGGCATTGCCGCCCTCGGTGTGGGCAACGTCTTCAGCTCGTTCCTCGAAGGCGCGCTGCGCAATCCGGGTGCCGCTGATGGCCAGCAGGGTCGTCTGTTCATCGGCTTCGCCGCCGCCGAACTTCTGGGTCTGCTGGCGTTCGTTATCGCCATGATCCTGGTCTTCGTGGCCTAA
- a CDS encoding F0F1-type ATP synthase subunit beta, with the protein MPQIAQIADTYASQIFWLLLTFGFVFFVIGRGMVPKVQATADARDAKITGDLDAAKAAFARADEAEADYRVRDAESRAAVQATLAKAKADAAKASEAKLAAADADIQGKIGAAEARIKTATDAAMAQIETVAADAARDMVARISGAEASDEAARNAVKAALAHG; encoded by the coding sequence ATGCCTCAAATCGCGCAAATTGCCGATACCTATGCGTCCCAGATCTTCTGGCTGCTGCTGACGTTCGGCTTCGTCTTCTTCGTCATCGGCCGCGGCATGGTGCCCAAGGTGCAGGCGACGGCCGACGCGCGCGACGCGAAGATCACGGGTGATCTTGATGCTGCCAAGGCAGCCTTCGCCCGCGCCGATGAAGCGGAAGCGGACTATCGCGTCCGTGACGCCGAAAGCCGCGCCGCCGTCCAGGCGACACTGGCCAAGGCCAAGGCGGACGCCGCCAAGGCTTCGGAAGCGAAGCTCGCTGCCGCCGATGCGGACATCCAGGGCAAGATCGGCGCCGCCGAAGCCCGGATCAAGACCGCCACCGACGCAGCGATGGCACAGATTGAAACCGTTGCGGCCGATGCGGCGCGCGACATGGTCGCCCGTATTTCCGGCGCGGAAGCGTCGGATGAAGCGGCCCGCAACGCAGTAAAGGCGGCATTGGCTCATGGCTGA